The genomic DNA GCTCCAAATGATTCTGCTGTTTGTAATTCTTTTTCTGCTTCTTCTCTTGAATAAATGTGAGTTTTTTTGCTTTTCCCGCCTCTCCGGGAAAGCTCAGGAAGCATCTCAATGGCTTGTTCTGCTGATCCAAAATAATTGATCATATCTCTAAAAGTTGCGGGTCCTACATTATCGCTTCTAATCAGACGTAACCAAGAAATTTTTTGTTCATACGTTAATAGAACTCCTCTTTTTTTATGATTGCTTTTCATTAGAATTACTTTTTTTTAAAATAATTTTTGTTTCTACTCCAGCAATCAAACGTTTTATATTATCTATATGTTTCCAATATGATATTACTGTCATTATAGTAAATATTAATGTAATACTTATTTCTTGTGATGTTATCCAGAGTACTATTGGTATTGTAGATGTTGCAGCAAGAGATGATAATGATGAGTAGTGGGCTATTAAAATAAATATAATCCATATTATTGCAAAAAATAAAGCTATTTTGGGATTGAAAGCAATCAGAAATCCAACGTATGTAGATATTCCTTTACCTCCTTTAAATTTCAGCCAAATAGGGAATATATGCCCTAAAAATGCTGAAAATCCTGCTATATTGCCTGCATCACTGTTAAACAGTTTTGAAGCAATTATAACAGCAATAGTTGCCTTTATTGCGTCAAAGATAAGAGTAATTAAAGCAAGTTTTCGATTGCCTGTTCTTAAAACATTGGTAGCGCCTATATTGCCAGAGCCAATGTTACGTATATCTATGGAACCATTTATGCTTGTAAGTAATAACCCAAAAGGTATAGAACCAATAGAGTAACCTATGATAATTGAAGCTATATTTATAACCAGTTCATATGATAAAAGTGCTGATAATTCCATAGACTAACTTTCTAGTGAGTAAACAAGATTTCCTGATACATATGTTGCGACTACTCTTCCTGAAAAAGATTCATTTTCAAAAGCCATGTTACTATAGCACGATATATCATTATCTAATTTTGCAATCCACTGATGATTTAAATCTATTAAAGTTATGTCTGCTTTCTCCCCGGGTTTTAATGTTCCTCCAGGAATATTAAATATTTGTGCGGGATTTGTCGACATAGATTTTATTAGTTTGTTAAGTGATATTTGCTTTTCATGAAATAGACGTAATGCTGCTGACAACATTGTCTTCAATCCTATTGAGCCGAAACTAGCTTCAGAAAAAGGTAATTTTTTTGTATCATCTTGTCGAGGAGTATGATCTGATACGATTATATCTATATTTCCTTTCGCTAGTGCATCAATCATATCAATACGATCTTTTTCAGATCTCAATGGAGGCAATACTTTTCGAAAAGTATTATACATTTCAGCATCATTTTCATTCAATATAATATTGTTGATTGAAATACCACAAGTTGCGTTGACGTTGTTTTCTCTGGCCTGATTTAATATAGAAACTGATTTAGGGATAGAAACAGCAGATGCATGATATCGTCCTCCGACATGTTGTGCTATAAGTAAATCACGTGCGAGAGGAATGGTTTCAGATATATCAGGAATGCAAGGCAGCCCTAGCCAACTAGCTATCATTCCATCATTCATAGTGCCATTCGATCCAATAAAGTAATCATGTATATCAAGAGCGACTATAGAGTTAAGCATATGGGCATACTTCATAGAATTATAAAGAAGTTGTGTGTCGTATATGCTCAATGGCCCATGCGTAAAATGATTAGCTCCTTGTTCTTTAAGAAGGTGAAGTTCGTTGATTTTCTTCCCCTCCATTTTACAGGTTAAGCTTGCTGTTGGATATATATTGATCAATGAATTTTGTTTTATATCTTTGAAGGCAAATTTCATGAAAGTATATTCATCTAAAAATGAATATATAAAAGGCATCATAATCAAAGATGTTATGCCTCCAGCTGCCGCTTCTTTAGAGGCTGCAGCTATGTTTTCAGAATATTTTTCTGGAGGTCCGCTAATGTTTACACGTGCATCAATGATTCCAGGAATTGCAATAAGATGTTTGCAATCACGTACCTTTGCTGATTCTGGATGTCCTTGATTGATAGCATTAGAGCCGGATGCGATGATTATGCCATTTTCAACAATTATTGTGCCAATTTCATTAAGGTCTCGGCTTGGATCAATGATATGTACGTTATTTAGAACAAATGATGTCATGATTTTTTCTTTTTAAGGTTATTATGATTTTTAATAAGAGCTTTTATAACTGCCATACGAACTGGTACACCCATTTCTACTTGATTTTTAATAATACTTTGCGAACTGTCTGCGACTTCAGAAGAAATCTCAAAATTGCGATTGATAGGTCCAGGATGCATAACAATTGCATCTTTTTTTGCATATTTAATGGTCTTTTCATTGATTGAATACATATGTGTGTATTCTCTAATTGAAGGGATTAATTTTTCAGACATTCTTTCATGTTGAATACGTAATACCATAATAACATCTACATCTCTTAAACCTTCTTTTAAATCGTGGAAAACCTCGACGCCCATATTAGATATTCCAGTTGGAATTAATGTCGTGGGAGCAATTACTCTTACTCGTGCTCCCATTGTATTAAGCAGCATAATATTGGATCTTGCTACGCGTGAATGTAGGATATCTCCACAAATAGCAATGCGAATATTAGATATTGTTCCTTTAAAATTACGTATAGCAAGAGCATCAATCAGTGCTTGAGTAGGATGTTCATGAGTACCATCTCCAGCATTGATGATTGCAGGGCCATCTATTTTATCGATCAGTGAATGAATAGCACCTGAACATGGATGACGTATGATGATAATATTGGAACGCATAGCATTTAATGTTGTAATTGTATCAATTAAACTTTCTCCTTTTTTCATAGAAGAATTGCTTGTTGTGATGTTTATAACATTAATTCCGAGTTTTTTCCCCGCTATTTCAAAAGATGTGCGAGTACGAGTGGATGGTTCAAAAAAAATGTTTATTTGTGTTAAATCACTCAGTTTTTCTCTTGTTTCTTTACCTTTTAAATACTCGTTTGCACGATCTAACAAATAATTTATATCTTGTGCTACTAGGTCTTTAATACTAACAAGATGGCGAAGGTGGAAGAAATACATAACATTCTCTCCAAAAAGATGTTATTCTGTTTAAGAAAATTGAAATAAATGGGCGTAAATAAAAAATATAAATGCTTGTTGTAAAAAAAACTTCAGTGTACTTTAATCTAAGAAAATAGTTGATGTTTGTAAAGATTTTACGTTGATAATAAATTAAACTAGATGATAGTATATGACATGTTATCGTGTTATTTTATAATAATTTTACTAGAGATTAGACATGAATCAGGTAGATCCACGATTAGATTCCCTTGCTGCATTGAATCAGCCGCCTCTTTTTATAGGAATTAATGCATATAGCAGTGATTCATTGGTTGTTGATATTACTGCAAAATTTCCGCGTGTCGTGCGTAAAGAGCTTGAGTTATTAGGAGGGCATATTTTTTCCTGTAATGCACAAGAATTGGCACGAATGGCTAATAGTAATTTGCCTCATCTACATTCTTATGGGCCAGGCGGAGAGCGTCGTGATATAGTTGAATTTCATCCGGCCTGGCATTCTCTTATCCGGCTTTCAATAAAAGATGGTTTGCATTGCTCTGTTTGGGATCGAAGTGTTGATCCGGAAATACGTAAACAGGCTCATAAAATTAGAGCGGCTCGTTTGTATTTGATGGCTCAATTGGAAGCAGGGCATCTTACTGTCCCTTGTATTACTAGTGCATCAGTAGTTGCTCTTATGGCTTCTCCAAAAATACAAAAAGATTGGGTGCGAAAGATATTGTCTCGTGAATATGATCCGACCAATAAATCTATTATGCATAAATCATTTGCTACAATTGGACTTGGATTGACCGAAAAAAAAGGAGGAACTGATGCCGATTCTATTACTTCTTCAGGTCAAAAAATAAGTGATGGTATTTACTGTTTGTCAGGTCATAAGTGGTTTATATCTGCTCCAATGAGCGATGCTTTTATAATGCTTGCTCGAGTTGAAAAAAATGTTTCATGTTTTTTGGTTCCTAGGTTGCTTGAAGATAATTCTTCAAATGGCCTTTTTTATCAGAGACTAAAGAATAAGGTCGGGAATCGATCAAATGCAACTGTCGAAATAGAATTTTCTAATACTTTTGGATTTTTATTGGGTGATCTTTCTTCTGGGACAAGTCCTGTAGATGACATGAAAATATTATTGTACTTGGATTATGCTATCATTTCATCTGCAGAGATGCGGGCATCTCTTGCAGAGACGGTTCATTACTTACGCAGGCGTTCTGTATTTGGCAGGAATTTAATTGATCAGCCGTTAATGAGTAGGGTTATAGCAGATATGTCTTTGGATGTTGCTGCTGCTACAGCTCTTTCCTTTCGATTGGCAAATGTATTTGACGATGCTAAATATAACTCTATAGACGCTTCTTATGCTAGGATTATGGCTCCTGTTACGAAATACTGGTGTTGTAAAATTGCACCTAATATTATTGCTGAAGCGATTGAATGTATTGGTGGATCTGGTTATGTAGAAGATCGTCCTATCGCTCGTCAATACATGGAAGCTCCAGTTAATTCTATTTTGGCAGGTTCTAGTAACTCTGCTGTATTGGATTTGCTCAATCTTTTAGAAAAAAGCAATAATTTATTTGAACAAGTATTTGCTTATTTAGAAAATGATCTTGGTTCATATGGTAAAAGGGCTGTAGATCTTCTTAAGGAGACTGTTGGTTTGTGCCAAGAAGATATGGGATTATCACGACTTTTAATCGAGAGAATGGCATTAGTTGCTGCTGCTGCTGCACTATATCGATTAGGTGCGGTTAATATAGCTGATGCTTTTTTAGAGACTAGGGTTTTTGGCAATTATCGTTCAACATATGGCTCATTGCCCAGTCGGTTTAATGCTTCTAACATAGTAGATTCTCTATATCCAGATATGG from Candidatus Liberibacter americanus str. Sao Paulo includes the following:
- a CDS encoding aspartate carbamoyltransferase catalytic subunit, with the protein product MYFFHLRHLVSIKDLVAQDINYLLDRANEYLKGKETREKLSDLTQINIFFEPSTRTRTSFEIAGKKLGINVINITTSNSSMKKGESLIDTITTLNAMRSNIIIIRHPCSGAIHSLIDKIDGPAIINAGDGTHEHPTQALIDALAIRNFKGTISNIRIAICGDILHSRVARSNIMLLNTMGARVRVIAPTTLIPTGISNMGVEVFHDLKEGLRDVDVIMVLRIQHERMSEKLIPSIREYTHMYSINEKTIKYAKKDAIVMHPGPINRNFEISSEVADSSQSIIKNQVEMGVPVRMAVIKALIKNHNNLKKKKS
- the plsY gene encoding glycerol-3-phosphate 1-O-acyltransferase PlsY: MELSALLSYELVINIASIIIGYSIGSIPFGLLLTSINGSIDIRNIGSGNIGATNVLRTGNRKLALITLIFDAIKATIAVIIASKLFNSDAGNIAGFSAFLGHIFPIWLKFKGGKGISTYVGFLIAFNPKIALFFAIIWIIFILIAHYSSLSSLAATSTIPIVLWITSQEISITLIFTIMTVISYWKHIDNIKRLIAGVETKIILKKSNSNEKQS
- a CDS encoding acyl-CoA dehydrogenase family protein, which gives rise to MNQVDPRLDSLAALNQPPLFIGINAYSSDSLVVDITAKFPRVVRKELELLGGHIFSCNAQELARMANSNLPHLHSYGPGGERRDIVEFHPAWHSLIRLSIKDGLHCSVWDRSVDPEIRKQAHKIRAARLYLMAQLEAGHLTVPCITSASVVALMASPKIQKDWVRKILSREYDPTNKSIMHKSFATIGLGLTEKKGGTDADSITSSGQKISDGIYCLSGHKWFISAPMSDAFIMLARVEKNVSCFLVPRLLEDNSSNGLFYQRLKNKVGNRSNATVEIEFSNTFGFLLGDLSSGTSPVDDMKILLYLDYAIISSAEMRASLAETVHYLRRRSVFGRNLIDQPLMSRVIADMSLDVAAATALSFRLANVFDDAKYNSIDASYARIMAPVTKYWCCKIAPNIIAEAIECIGGSGYVEDRPIARQYMEAPVNSILAGSSNSAVLDLLNLLEKSNNLFEQVFAYLENDLGSYGKRAVDLLKETVGLCQEDMGLSRLLIERMALVAAAAALYRLGAVNIADAFLETRVFGNYRSTYGSLPSRFNASNIVDSLYPDMG
- a CDS encoding amidohydrolase family protein → MTSFVLNNVHIIDPSRDLNEIGTIIVENGIIIASGSNAINQGHPESAKVRDCKHLIAIPGIIDARVNISGPPEKYSENIAAASKEAAAGGITSLIMMPFIYSFLDEYTFMKFAFKDIKQNSLINIYPTASLTCKMEGKKINELHLLKEQGANHFTHGPLSIYDTQLLYNSMKYAHMLNSIVALDIHDYFIGSNGTMNDGMIASWLGLPCIPDISETIPLARDLLIAQHVGGRYHASAVSIPKSVSILNQARENNVNATCGISINNIILNENDAEMYNTFRKVLPPLRSEKDRIDMIDALAKGNIDIIVSDHTPRQDDTKKLPFSEASFGSIGLKTMLSAALRLFHEKQISLNKLIKSMSTNPAQIFNIPGGTLKPGEKADITLIDLNHQWIAKLDNDISCYSNMAFENESFSGRVVATYVSGNLVYSLES